ACACGGCACCCCCTTACAGCTTTAATTCGTCTCAGTATGCTTTATGCAATGACGGCTATGGCGTTTACACAACCATTGGTAACTATATCAATTGGATACAAACGAGCAGTGGAGTGACATTGAGCCTCTTTTAAAAAATCAAACAATTTAACAGTTGTTTTGAACAGTTAACTGATCGAGTAAATCTTTAACCGTCATGCGCGAGACACCAAGACTTCTCAAGGATGAAGCAACAACATTTAAAATTGATTTTTCTAAATCAAATACTTTTTCATCACCAACTTGACGATAGACTGGCTGATGCGCATCAATAAGCGCAATGGCATCTGAACCCAATTCTGTTTTTAAATAATCAACACTAGGATGCACATTTTCAATGTAAAATTGATACCGACTTAATAATGATGTTTCATCATCATCAGCCCTGCCTCGTTTTGTGGCTCTTGATAACATTTCTTGTTTACTAATACTTAAATGCAATACTTTAATAACCGGAATACCAAACCGTTTTAAAAAAGAAATTAAATGTTGCGCAGCTTTAACAGTTCGTGGGTAACCATCTAAAATAAAAGGATGAGTTTTAAATTCTGGAGAATGTTCTATATGAGCCGCAATAAAATCTTGCGTCCATCTATTTGGAACCAACAAGCCATTCATTGTGCAAAATTCAAGCCATTCTAACTGACTTGTAAATTTATCCATTTCTTTTCGTTTAAAATACAACTCCATTTCTGGTACATAATTTAAAACTTTGCGTGTTAAATCGTCTGTGGTATCCACACAGTCAAAAATATTGACTGCATCTGAAATTTTATAATTTTCAGCAAGTAAAGTTGCATAGCTTTTTTCATTTTTGGCACGTTGAAAAGTTGTACGCAAAATTTCGCCCATTGATAAATGAGCTTCTTGAGGAATAGACATTACCTTAGATAAGGCAACAGCAACCTCTCCTTTTCCGCAGCTTGAGGGTCCTGTTAAAATTAAAACCCCCGGACCCCGTAATGAAACACGTTCAACTTTAATTTTAGACTCTAATTCATAAGCAACTCGGCTCAATGACATGTTTCATTTCCTATTTATTAAAGTAATATTTGTACTTGATTTTGTTTTAGCTGTTCGAGAATTGATTTTAAAATAGTTTCTTCTTGAGAAATTGCTGGGTATAAAGGAGCGCGAAGATTAGGACCACACAAACCCAAATGAGAAAGCATCCATTTTACTCCAATAGGGTTTGGTACAGAAAATATGCCACTATTTATGCAGTATGTTGCTAAATGAATTTTTTGCATTTCTTTCAAATTGTTCTTATAAAAATTTTGTAAAATTTGTAAAAGCGCATTAGGAATAATATGCGAGGTGACAGAAATCACACCTTCGGCTCCACACAAAAGCGCTGGCGCATAAGTTGCATCGTCTCCTGATAAAATTCTTACATTGTTTTTGTTACTTTCTTTTAAAGCATTTTTCATTTCTACTATTGCATTTACATTTCCAGCAGCTTCTTTAATAGCAACAATGTTTTCATTTTCAGAAGCAATTGTAGCTAATGTACCTGGTAAAATATTAACGCCCGTTCGACTTGGCACATTATAAATACAAATAGGTGTATTTTTTAATGCTAATGCCACCTCTCCGTAGTGCTTAATCAAACAATGCTGACTTGGTTTATTGTAATAAGGAGTGACTACCATGACTCCATTTGGAGAATTATTATTAGTATTTTTTATTTGTGAATATTTTATTGATTTATCAATAGTTGTTTTTGTATAATTTGTGCCTGTGCCAACATATACATGAAAATGATCATCTTGATGATTTAATGCAGCAAGAACTAAACTTTCTGACTCTTGTTCTGTGAGTGCTGCGTTTTCTCCTGTTGTTCCTAAAACAACAATCCCATGAATTCCTGCTGCTTTTTGATAAGCGATTAGTTTATCAAAAGATTGAAAGTCAACCTCTCCATATTTATCAAAGGGAGTTACGATTGCGGTCATGACTCCAGTAAAAGGTTTGTGACTCAAGGGTTTCTCCTTCCAAGTTAAAAACTTCTGCCTGGCAAAGGATAGCTATGTTAAAGAAACTTAGCAAGAATTGCATGAGCCTGTTGACCTCTACGTTGAGATTTGCTAACCACTCAATTACTCAAAAAGGGGCCGGTAGCTAAATGGTTACGGCAGCTCGCTCATAACGAGACGATCTGGGGGTTCGAGTCCCTCCCGGCCCACCACTTTTATGATTTTAAAACTCCACATCCATCTATTATCATTTGCATTCAATAAGAAGCTCTACAGTCGATTTCTTATGCACTTCTGCATCCGACGTCATACAGTTTACATTAAATTTATTTTTATCATTGTTTCCGTAGCAATTTGTACGGGAAGGGGTTGAAACGTAAGAATCATCCGCCCGCCCAACCTTTTGGGCCGTAAGCCGTGGCACAACCAACCAAACTTAAAATCAATAAACTTGCAATAAGAACGCAACGCATTGGATCTAACCCCTTAATAAAATTATTTTACATTGTGACAACGTGTCGAAGATACTGAAATGAGCAACAGACCTTAATTTAAGGTCACCACTTTTCTCTAGGTAAGAAGTTCATCAAGTTCTTTTGAAATCAACTCTGGAGTATCAGTGGGTGCGTATCTTTTAAGCACTTCACCATTTTTACCTATCAAAAATTTTGTAAAATTCCACTTAATAAATTCTGTTCCGAGTAATCCTTTGCTTTGTTTCTTTAAATATTGATACAATGGATGCGCATTTTTGCCATTTACTTCAACTTTTGCAAACATTGGAAAAGAAACCTGGTAATTTAAATTACAAAAATTTTTGATTTCGTTTTCATCTCCTGGCTCTTGTGCACCAAATTGATTGCAAGGAAACCCTAATACATAAAAACCCTTAGCATTGTAATTTTTATAAAGTTTTTCTAATCCTTCATACTGTGGCGTAAAACCACATTTACTGGCTGTGTTGACAATTAATAAAATATTTCCTTTAAATTCTTCTAATCTTTTTACATGACCATCTATATTTTTGACTTCAAAATTATAAATCGATTCATTTGTCATATTTGACTCTCCTTCTTTTGATTGTTTACATACACCCAACAAAATTCTAGATAACTTAAATAATTTTTTAATATCAAATACATATATTGGCAAATGAGGTTTTCTAAAAACTAGACAGTTTCTATTGACAATGCTAACTTGCTCCAGTAAACGGAAATCACCGCAGTCGTAGCTCAGTTGGTTAGAGCACCACGTTGACATCGTGGGGGTCAGAAGTTCGAGTCTTCTCGATTGCACCATGAAAATGGTGTTCAAAATGAATTCTAAGAATTTCCAAGTTATCGATGGATTTAACATCATTGCACCCGCCTACGACCTTGCCAGCGATGCAATAACTTTTGGTCTCCATAGAGTTTTTCGTTCAAGACTCTGCTCCAATGCAATATCACTTACACCACAAAATGGAACACTGCTCGACCTTGCTACAGGCACAGGAGACGTTGTTCTTAAAGTTGCCCACTCACGCCCAGATATCTCTATTACAGGATTAGATGCCGCAGAAGGCATGTTAAATATTGCGCAAAAAAAAATAGAACATAAAGCAAAACTATTTCAAAAAAATATTGAATTTAAACTTGGTGATGCCCTAGCAATTCCATTTTCTAACGAAACATTTGACACCATTACAATAAGCTGGGGAATTCGTAATTTTACGCCGCTATCTGTTGCATTAAAAGAAATTATGAGAGTTCTTAAACCCAAAGGACACTTAATCATACTAGAAGTTGGCAA
This region of Spirobacillus cienkowskii genomic DNA includes:
- a CDS encoding class I SAM-dependent methyltransferase → MNSKNFQVIDGFNIIAPAYDLASDAITFGLHRVFRSRLCSNAISLTPQNGTLLDLATGTGDVVLKVAHSRPDISITGLDAAEGMLNIAQKKIEHKAKLFQKNIEFKLGDALAIPFSNETFDTITISWGIRNFTPLSVALKEIMRVLKPKGHLIILEVGKPEFSSIQKISRLCKKNFPKIESKLTDFLPVSFQQANLSESFPSGSQLVAELYDSGLINAKSTNPLGAGFVYLYSAQKPAAR
- a CDS encoding nucleoside monophosphate kinase; protein product: MSLSRVAYELESKIKVERVSLRGPGVLILTGPSSCGKGEVAVALSKVMSIPQEAHLSMGEILRTTFQRAKNEKSYATLLAENYKISDAVNIFDCVDTTDDLTRKVLNYVPEMELYFKRKEMDKFTSQLEWLEFCTMNGLLVPNRWTQDFIAAHIEHSPEFKTHPFILDGYPRTVKAAQHLISFLKRFGIPVIKVLHLSISKQEMLSRATKRGRADDDETSLLSRYQFYIENVHPSVDYLKTELGSDAIALIDAHQPVYRQVGDEKVFDLEKSILNVVASSLRSLGVSRMTVKDLLDQLTVQNNC
- a CDS encoding glutathione peroxidase, encoding MTNESIYNFEVKNIDGHVKRLEEFKGNILLIVNTASKCGFTPQYEGLEKLYKNYNAKGFYVLGFPCNQFGAQEPGDENEIKNFCNLNYQVSFPMFAKVEVNGKNAHPLYQYLKKQSKGLLGTEFIKWNFTKFLIGKNGEVLKRYAPTDTPELISKELDELLT
- the dapA gene encoding 4-hydroxy-tetrahydrodipicolinate synthase; this encodes MSHKPFTGVMTAIVTPFDKYGEVDFQSFDKLIAYQKAAGIHGIVVLGTTGENAALTEQESESLVLAALNHQDDHFHVYVGTGTNYTKTTIDKSIKYSQIKNTNNNSPNGVMVVTPYYNKPSQHCLIKHYGEVALALKNTPICIYNVPSRTGVNILPGTLATIASENENIVAIKEAAGNVNAIVEMKNALKESNKNNVRILSGDDATYAPALLCGAEGVISVTSHIIPNALLQILQNFYKNNLKEMQKIHLATYCINSGIFSVPNPIGVKWMLSHLGLCGPNLRAPLYPAISQEETILKSILEQLKQNQVQILL